One genomic region from Larimichthys crocea isolate SSNF unplaced genomic scaffold, L_crocea_2.0 scaffold27, whole genome shotgun sequence encodes:
- the arrb2b gene encoding arrestin, beta 2b isoform X1, with amino-acid sequence MGDKAGTRVFKKSSPNCKLTVYLGKRDFVDHLNHVDPVDGVLLVDPEYLKDRKVFITLACAFRYGREDLDVLGLSFRKDLYVCTIQVFPPTQEEKRPLSHLQERLLKKLGQHAHPFTFTIPQNLPCSVTLQPGPEDTGKACGVDYELRAFCAKTAEEKIHQSCCVCRNSVHLVIRKVQYAPEKPGPQPMVETSRSFLMSDRALHLEVSLDKELYYHGEPISVNVQVTNNSTKTVKRVKISVRQYADICLFSTAQYKCPVAQVEADHQVSSSSTSCQVYTLTPTLGTNREKRGLALDGKLKHEDTNLASSTIVKEGTNKEMMGILVSYRVKVKLVVSLGGDVAVELPFVLMHPKPAGQPSSQPQTTATHADAPVDTNLIDFDVGSSSHIDDFVFEDFARLRLTGMKDEDDPVF; translated from the exons ATGGGGGACAAAGCGGGGACCAG AGTCTTTAAAAAGTCCAGCCCCAACTGCAAG CTTACAGTTTATCTCGGGAAGCGAGACTTTGTTGATCACTTAAACCACGTAGATCCAGTAG aCGGAGTGCTCCTTGTAGACCCAGAGTATCTGAAAGATCGAAAAG TGTTTATAACTCTGGCATGTGCATTTCGTTATGGTCGGGAGGACCTGGATGTTCTGGGCCTTTCCTTCCGGAAGGATCTGTATGTTTGCACCATCCAGGTCTTCCCTCCTACACAGGAGGAAAAGAGGCCTCTTAGCCACCTGCAAGAGAGGCTGTTAAAGAAGCTGGGTCAGCATGCCCACCCCTTCACCTTCACT ATCCCCCAGAACCTACCTTGCTCAGTGACCCTCCAGCCAGGCCCAGAAGACACTGGGAAGGCGTGTGGTGTGGACTATGAACTTCGAGCGTTCTGTGCCAAGACTGCAGAGGAGAAGATTCACCAAAG CTGCTGTGTCTGTAGGAACTCTGTGCACCTGGTGATCAGGAAGGTTCAGTATGCCCCAGAGAAGCCAGGTCCACAGCCAATGGTGGAGACCAGTCGCAGCTTCCTGATGTCTGATAGAGCTCTGCACCTCGAGGTCTCACTGGATAAGGAG cTGTACTACCATGGTGAGCCCATCAGTGTCAATGTCCAGGTCACCAACAACTCCACCAAGACTGTCAAGAGGGTGAAGATATCAG TTCGTCAGTATGCTGACATCTGTCTGTTCTCCACGGCTCAGTATAAGTGTCCGGTTGCCCAGGTTGAAGCAGA TCACCAGGTTTCTTCCAGCTCCACCTCATGCCAGGTCTACACTCTGACCCCCACTCTGGGTACCAACAGGGAAAAGAGAGGCCTGGCCCTGGATGGAAAGCTAAAGCATGAGGACACCAATCTGGCATCCAGCACCAT agtaAAAGAAGGGACCAACAAGGAGATGATGGGCATCCTGGTTTCCTATAGAGTCAAGGTCAAACTGGTGGTGTCTCTGGGAGG GGATGTAGCAGTGGAGCTCCCCTTTGTCCTGATGCACCCCAAACCTGCAGGCCAACCCAGCTCCCAGCCACAGACAA CTGCTACACACGCTGATGCTCCTGTAGATACAAACCTCATAGACTTTGATGTGGg gtCTTCCTCTCATATTGATGACTTTGTGTTTGAAGACTTTGCTCGCTTGCGGTTAACGGGAATGAAGGATGAGGACGACCCAGTCTTTTAG
- the arrb2b gene encoding arrestin, beta 2b isoform X2, with protein sequence MGDKAGTRVFKKSSPNCKLTVYLGKRDFVDHLNHVDPVDGVLLVDPEYLKDRKVFITLACAFRYGREDLDVLGLSFRKDLYVCTIQVFPPTQEEKRPLSHLQERLLKKLGQHAHPFTFTIPQNLPCSVTLQPGPEDTGKACGVDYELRAFCAKTAEEKIHQRNSVHLVIRKVQYAPEKPGPQPMVETSRSFLMSDRALHLEVSLDKELYYHGEPISVNVQVTNNSTKTVKRVKISVRQYADICLFSTAQYKCPVAQVEADHQVSSSSTSCQVYTLTPTLGTNREKRGLALDGKLKHEDTNLASSTIVKEGTNKEMMGILVSYRVKVKLVVSLGGDVAVELPFVLMHPKPAGQPSSQPQTTATHADAPVDTNLIDFDVGSSSHIDDFVFEDFARLRLTGMKDEDDPVF encoded by the exons ATGGGGGACAAAGCGGGGACCAG AGTCTTTAAAAAGTCCAGCCCCAACTGCAAG CTTACAGTTTATCTCGGGAAGCGAGACTTTGTTGATCACTTAAACCACGTAGATCCAGTAG aCGGAGTGCTCCTTGTAGACCCAGAGTATCTGAAAGATCGAAAAG TGTTTATAACTCTGGCATGTGCATTTCGTTATGGTCGGGAGGACCTGGATGTTCTGGGCCTTTCCTTCCGGAAGGATCTGTATGTTTGCACCATCCAGGTCTTCCCTCCTACACAGGAGGAAAAGAGGCCTCTTAGCCACCTGCAAGAGAGGCTGTTAAAGAAGCTGGGTCAGCATGCCCACCCCTTCACCTTCACT ATCCCCCAGAACCTACCTTGCTCAGTGACCCTCCAGCCAGGCCCAGAAGACACTGGGAAGGCGTGTGGTGTGGACTATGAACTTCGAGCGTTCTGTGCCAAGACTGCAGAGGAGAAGATTCACCAAAG GAACTCTGTGCACCTGGTGATCAGGAAGGTTCAGTATGCCCCAGAGAAGCCAGGTCCACAGCCAATGGTGGAGACCAGTCGCAGCTTCCTGATGTCTGATAGAGCTCTGCACCTCGAGGTCTCACTGGATAAGGAG cTGTACTACCATGGTGAGCCCATCAGTGTCAATGTCCAGGTCACCAACAACTCCACCAAGACTGTCAAGAGGGTGAAGATATCAG TTCGTCAGTATGCTGACATCTGTCTGTTCTCCACGGCTCAGTATAAGTGTCCGGTTGCCCAGGTTGAAGCAGA TCACCAGGTTTCTTCCAGCTCCACCTCATGCCAGGTCTACACTCTGACCCCCACTCTGGGTACCAACAGGGAAAAGAGAGGCCTGGCCCTGGATGGAAAGCTAAAGCATGAGGACACCAATCTGGCATCCAGCACCAT agtaAAAGAAGGGACCAACAAGGAGATGATGGGCATCCTGGTTTCCTATAGAGTCAAGGTCAAACTGGTGGTGTCTCTGGGAGG GGATGTAGCAGTGGAGCTCCCCTTTGTCCTGATGCACCCCAAACCTGCAGGCCAACCCAGCTCCCAGCCACAGACAA CTGCTACACACGCTGATGCTCCTGTAGATACAAACCTCATAGACTTTGATGTGGg gtCTTCCTCTCATATTGATGACTTTGTGTTTGAAGACTTTGCTCGCTTGCGGTTAACGGGAATGAAGGATGAGGACGACCCAGTCTTTTAG